A single region of the candidate division WOR-3 bacterium genome encodes:
- the rplJ gene encoding 50S ribosomal protein L10, which produces MGLKENEILIKEISERLKRAKSLCFTSFLGMKADQINKLRRSLKRENAELKVFKNTLIKKAFAEKGDGNNIEKFINGPTALVFCYGDPIQPLKVLYNFKKDNEQLVINGGLIEGEFFNYEVFGKLISIPSKEELYRKIVSSLSAPINRFVFILRGVPRKVVSVLSLVAKQKEE; this is translated from the coding sequence ATGGGGTTAAAGGAAAATGAAATTTTAATAAAAGAGATTAGCGAAAGATTAAAAAGGGCAAAGTCTTTGTGCTTTACCAGCTTTTTGGGAATGAAAGCGGATCAAATTAACAAGCTTAGAAGAAGTCTTAAAAGGGAAAATGCAGAGTTAAAGGTGTTTAAGAATACTTTGATTAAAAAGGCATTCGCTGAGAAAGGTGATGGAAACAATATTGAGAAATTTATTAATGGACCAACAGCTTTGGTTTTCTGTTATGGAGACCCCATTCAGCCTCTTAAGGTTCTCTATAACTTTAAAAAAGATAATGAGCAACTTGTGATTAATGGAGGATTAATTGAAGGGGAATTCTTTAATTATGAAGTCTTTGGTAAGCTTATTTCTATACCCTCAAAAGAGGAACTTTATAGGAAGATTGTTTCTTCTTTGAGTGCTCCTATTAATAGATTTGTCTTTATTTTGAGGGGAGTGCCA
- the rplA gene encoding 50S ribosomal protein L1, giving the protein MMRRSKRYKKLIASYDKGKRYDPKEAISLIKKMASAKFDETVEVAIRLGVDPRKSDQMVRGSILFPHGIGKEKKVLVFAEGEALYEAEEAGADWVGGQEFIEKIEKGWLECDAIVAIPEMMPKIGKLGKILGPRGLMPTPKSGTVTKEVGKAVKEIKQGKVDFKVDQGGIIHIPIGKASFEESKLYENLIELLNKVWSLKPPSAKGQYLKSISISTTMGPGIKIDPNYVRREIIAGGVKWG; this is encoded by the coding sequence ATAATGAGAAGAAGTAAAAGATATAAAAAGTTGATAGCTTCTTATGATAAAGGGAAAAGATACGATCCTAAAGAAGCTATAAGTCTTATTAAGAAGATGGCTTCCGCAAAATTTGATGAAACTGTAGAGGTGGCTATAAGGCTTGGTGTGGATCCAAGGAAATCAGATCAAATGGTTCGTGGCTCAATCCTTTTCCCACACGGGATTGGAAAAGAAAAAAAGGTTCTTGTCTTTGCAGAGGGAGAGGCTCTTTATGAAGCTGAAGAAGCAGGCGCCGATTGGGTTGGAGGGCAAGAATTTATAGAGAAAATAGAGAAAGGTTGGTTAGAATGTGATGCAATTGTTGCTATACCTGAAATGATGCCTAAGATCGGAAAATTAGGGAAGATTCTTGGTCCAAGAGGCTTAATGCCAACACCTAAAAGTGGAACGGTGACTAAGGAAGTTGGGAAAGCAGTGAAGGAAATTAAACAAGGAAAAGTTGATTTTAAGGTAGACCAGGGAGGAATTATTCATATTCCTATAGGAAAGGCTTCTTTTGAAGAAAGTAAGCTTTATGAAAACTTAATCGAGCTCCTGAATAAAGTTTGGAGTTTGAAGCCTCCTTCTGCAAAAGGACAGTATTTAAAATCTATAAGTATTTCTACAACTATGGGACCAGGAATTAAAATAGATCCTAATTATGTAAGAAGAGAAATAATCGCTGGGGGAGTAAAATGGGGTTAA
- the rplK gene encoding 50S ribosomal protein L11: MAVDKVKAQVRLLIQAGQATPAPPVGPALGQYGINIMEFCKQFNERSKGRGDDLIPVVITVYKDNSFDFIMKSPPTSFLLKKAAGILKGSKEPNREKVATVTRKQLREIAKAKLDSFNTDDIDKVVKIIEGTARSMGMLIEEGE, encoded by the coding sequence ATGGCAGTAGATAAAGTAAAAGCACAGGTGAGGTTATTAATTCAGGCTGGCCAGGCTACACCTGCTCCGCCAGTTGGGCCTGCCCTTGGTCAATACGGGATCAATATTATGGAGTTTTGTAAGCAATTTAATGAGAGAAGCAAAGGAAGAGGAGATGATTTGATTCCTGTTGTTATAACTGTTTATAAAGACAACTCTTTTGATTTTATAATGAAAAGCCCACCAACTTCTTTTTTGTTGAAAAAGGCTGCTGGCATTCTTAAGGGTTCTAAAGAACCTAATAGGGAAAAAGTTGCAACTGTTACGAGAAAACAACTTAGGGAAATTGCAAAAGCAAAGTTAGACAGTTTTAATACCGATGATATTGATAAAGTGGTGAAGATTATAGAGGGAACAGCCCGTTCGATGGGAATGTTGATCGAGGAAGGTGAATAA
- the nusG gene encoding transcription termination/antitermination protein NusG, with protein sequence MGEINNRNDKNKYKWFIIHVFTGQERQVCNYLREQSKNKKMEGLIDKIIVPERTIKVRDSKGEIKEKEKSLYPGYILIHAVESEAVMQLIAESPKIMGFLGRKSAQPITDEEAEKILELMGTVEEVSDTKFLEGQTVRIIDGPFTDFNGTIKELNREKERLVVMVTVFGRATPVELSYNQVEPI encoded by the coding sequence ATGGGAGAGATTAATAACAGAAATGATAAAAATAAATATAAATGGTTCATAATTCATGTCTTCACTGGACAGGAAAGACAGGTCTGTAATTATCTCAGAGAGCAAAGTAAGAATAAAAAAATGGAGGGTTTGATAGATAAGATCATTGTTCCTGAGAGGACTATTAAAGTTAGGGATAGTAAGGGAGAAATTAAGGAGAAAGAGAAGAGTCTTTACCCTGGTTATATTTTAATTCATGCTGTGGAAAGTGAAGCTGTTATGCAACTTATAGCTGAGTCTCCAAAGATAATGGGTTTTTTAGGTAGAAAATCTGCACAACCAATAACTGATGAAGAGGCTGAAAAGATTTTAGAACTGATGGGGACGGTTGAAGAAGTAAGTGATACAAAATTCTTAGAAGGGCAAACAGTTAGGATAATTGATGGGCCTTTTACGGATTTTAATGGCACAATAAAAGAGTTAAATAGAGAAAAAGAGAGGTTGGTTGTGATGGTTACGGTTTTTGGTAGAGCTACACCCGTTGAGTTAAGTTATAATCAGGTTGAACCAATATAA
- the secE gene encoding preprotein translocase subunit SecE, whose amino-acid sequence MFKKLVSFLKEVKQELYKVSWPKLKEVRISTLIVIVFSIILTVVIWFFDFIFSRIFIFLVR is encoded by the coding sequence ATGTTTAAGAAATTGGTGAGTTTTTTGAAAGAGGTGAAACAGGAATTATATAAGGTTTCCTGGCCTAAATTGAAAGAGGTAAGGATTTCTACTCTTATTGTAATAGTATTTTCAATTATCCTTACCGTTGTTATATGGTTTTTCGATTTTATATTTTCAAGAATTTTTATTTTCCTGGTGAGATAA
- the rpmG gene encoding 50S ribosomal protein L33 yields the protein MQTIVQLVCSECNRRNYTKERAKTKKDKLQLKKYCPRCRKHTLHKEK from the coding sequence GTGCAGACGATTGTGCAGCTTGTTTGCAGTGAGTGTAATAGAAGGAATTATACAAAAGAGAGGGCAAAGACAAAGAAGGATAAATTGCAACTTAAAAAGTATTGCCCTCGATGTAGAAAACATACGCTTCATAAAGAAAAATAG